CACCAGCGCGGCGCCGAGCCCGCCGGTCGCGCCGGTGACGAGGAGGCGCCGCGCCATCAGACGCGCAGCACCATCGCACCGGCGCTGATCCCCGCCGCCGTACCGAGCATCAGCACCGTCGACCCTGGCGCAATCCGCCCGGTCTCCAGCCCGTGCGCGAGCACGGTGGGGATCGACGCCGCGATCTGGTTGCCGGTGTGCGCGAAAATGTCGATCACCCGTTCGGGCCGCGGCTCGAACAGGCGGCGGACATGCTCCACCCCCGGCGCGCTCGCCTGATGGCAGACGACGGTGTCGACATCGTCGATTGTGCAACCGGCATCGGCAAGGACGCGGTCGAGCACGCCGGGCAGGCAGCGTGCCGCCGCCTTGAAGATGCCGAACGCATCCATCTCGAACCGCGACCCAGCGACCAGCGCGTCATAGCCTTGCTCGACGCGAATCCGCGTGCCCCCGGCGCGGAGCTGCGCGAGCGCATGATCGGCACCGTTGGTAACGAAATGCGACGACAGCAGCCCCGCGGTTCCGCCCGGCGCCGCCTCGACCGCCAGCGCGGCGGCCCCGTCGCCGAAGATCGACATTGTCTTGGGCCGCGACGGGTCGAGCCCGGCCGAAGCGATATCGCTCGCGAAGACGAGCGCGCGGCGCCAGCGGCCGGTCGACAGCCCCATGGCCGCGATGTCGAGCGCGGTCAGGAACGACAGGCACGTCTGGTTGACGTCGAACGCCATGATCCCCGACCGGCCGAGGCCGAGGCGGTCCTGCACCAGCGCGGCGGTCGACGGGATCGGCTGTTCCATCACACCGCAGCCGCCGATCAGCACGTCGAACGCCCCGTCGTCCCAGCCCGCGCGCGACAACG
The Sphingopyxis macrogoltabida genome window above contains:
- a CDS encoding 3-oxoacyl-[acyl-carrier-protein] synthase III C-terminal domain-containing protein, coding for MIPMKIAGWGAYRPERVVTSDELDVRFDRPRGWSEAEFGIAARHVAGPDETSSMMAATAAQGALSRAGWDDGAFDVLIGGCGVMEQPIPSTAALVQDRLGLGRSGIMAFDVNQTCLSFLTALDIAAMGLSTGRWRRALVFASDIASAGLDPSRPKTMSIFGDGAAALAVEAAPGGTAGLLSSHFVTNGADHALAQLRAGGTRIRVEQGYDALVAGSRFEMDAFGIFKAAARCLPGVLDRVLADAGCTIDDVDTVVCHQASAPGVEHVRRLFEPRPERVIDIFAHTGNQIAASIPTVLAHGLETGRIAPGSTVLMLGTAAGISAGAMVLRV